In the Hordeum vulgare subsp. vulgare chromosome 7H, MorexV3_pseudomolecules_assembly, whole genome shotgun sequence genome, one interval contains:
- the LOC123412863 gene encoding MADS-box transcription factor 16, producing MGRGKIEIKRIENATNRQVTYSKRRSGIMKKARELTVLCDAQVAIIMFSSTGKYHEFCSTGTDIKGIFDRYQQAIGTSLWIEQYENMQRTLSHLKDINRNLRTEIRQRMGEDLDALEFEELRGLEQNVDAALKEVRQRKYHVITTQTETYKKKVKHSQEAYKNLQQELGMREDPAYGFVDNPAAGGWDGVAAVAMGGGSAADMYAFRVVPSQPNLHGMAYGGSHDLRHLRLG from the exons ATGGGGCGGGGGAAGATCGAGATAAAGCGGATCGAGAACGCCACCAACAGGCAGGTGACCTACTCCAAGCGGCGGTCCGGGATCATGAAGAAGGCGCGGGAGCTCACCGTGCTCTGCGACGCCCAGGTCGCCATCATCATGTTCTCCTCCACCGGCAAGTACCACGAGTTCTGCAGCACCGGCACCGA CATCAAGGGGATCTTTGACCGCTACCAGCAGGCCATCGGGACCAGCCTGTGGATCGAGCAGTATGAG AATATGCAGCGCACGCTGAGCCATCTCAAGGACATCAACAGGAACCTGCGCACCGAGATCAG GCAAAGGATGGGTGAAGATCTGGACGCGCTCGAGTTCGAGGAGCTGCGGGGCCTTGAGCAAAATGTCGATGCCGCTCTCAAGGAGGTTCGCCAGAGGAAG TATCATGTGATCACCACACAGACTGAAACCTACAAGAAGAAG GTGAAGCACTCCCAGGAGGCATACAAGAATCTGCAGCAGGAGCTG GGCATGCGCGAGGACCCGGCGTACGGGTTCGTGGACAACCCGGCGGCGGGCGGGTGGGACGGTGTGGCGGCGGTGGCGATGGGCGGCGGCTCGGCGGCTGACATGTACGCCTTCCGCGTGGTGCCCAGCCAGCCCAACCTGCACGGCATGGCCTACGGCGGCTCCCACGACCTGCGCCACCTGCGCCTCGGATAA